A single window of Danio rerio strain Tuebingen ecotype United States chromosome 15, GRCz12tu, whole genome shotgun sequence DNA harbors:
- the si:dkey-77f5.10 gene encoding membrane-spanning 4-domains subfamily A member 8, with product MSSTVMPVGSSTFIIQLQPAAQTPAGHANVPVSLQQLAGAPSLTELKAFLKSQPKALGTVQIMIGLLTLLFGIVSVIYVNSPFAGLGCPFWGSVIYISTGSLCIAAENRLNSPSSLCLVKGSLGMNIISAIIAGFSIILLAMDLTVNSMYSFWDYSGHYDYYRYFYLTLSMGISGVLLVFAILECIISIFLSASACKATCCSPQVQFMSQVITSQTHLHDSSEIAVICNPATHPAESAPIYSNCD from the exons ATGTCCAGCACAGTGATGCCCGTTGGCTCTTCAACCTTCATCATTCAGCTTCAACCAGCAGCTCAAACTCCAGCTGGACATGCGAATGTCCCCGTTAGTCTACAGCAGCTAGCGGGAGCTCCATCTCTCACTGAACTAAAGGCATTTCTGAAAAGCCAACCCAAAGCCCTTGGG ACTGTCCAGATAATGATTGGTTTGTTGACTCTCCTGTTCGGCATTGTGTCTGTAATTTATGTCAACTCTCCTTTTGCTGGTCTTGGTTGTCCTTTCTGGGGATCTGTCATT TACATTAGCACAGGCTCACTCTGCATTGCTGCAGAAAACAGACTCAATTCCCCCTCCAGTTTGTGTTTG GTGAAAGGTTCACTTGGAATGAACATCATCAGTGCTATTATTGCAGGCTTTTCCATTATACTATTGGCAATGGATTTGACAGTGAATTCAATGTACAGTTTTTGGGACTATTCTGGCCATTACGATTACTACCGCTATTTCTATCTG ACTCTTTCCATGGGAATCAGTGGTGTGTTGTTGGTGTTCGCCATCCTTGAGTGTATCATCTCCATTTTTCTGTCAGCGTCTGCCTGTAAAGCCACCTGCTGCTCTCCTCAG GTGCAGTTTATGTCACAAGTTATAACTTCACAGACCCATCTCCATGACAGCTCAGAG ATTGCTGTGATCTGCAACCCTGCAACTCATCCAGCAGAAAGTGCCCCAATATACAGTAACTGTGACTAA